The stretch of DNA ACGGGCGTCTCAGCCCTCGTCCCCCAACGTCGATCCCACTCCGCGCAGCCCGCGCCAGGTGATGCCGAGCAGCAGGTCGGTCGCGTCGTCGAGATCGATGTCGCCGTCGGAGATGCGGTCGGCGACGGCCTCGCCCGCGCCGACGAGAGCGACGGCGGTGAGCTCGAAGTCGATGTCGCGCGTGCCTTCGACAGTGGTGCCGCGTCGGATCAGATCCGTGATCATCCGGGTGATCGCGTGCCGACTCTCGGTGACGACGTCGGCGAACGCCGCGGTACCGACGGAGACGCGGTAGAGCACCCCCCACGACTGCGCGTTCTCGTAGACGAAACGCAGGAACTCGCGGACCAGGGTGCGCGCCTGATCGCGCTGGCGGAGATCGGGATCGAAGCCCGCGCTCATCGCCTCCATGAACCGCCCGGACTCTCGCGCGATGCATGCGCTGAACAGCTCGTCTTTGGAACCGTAGTACAGGTACAGCATCGGCTTGGAGATCTCGGCCTGCGCCGCGATGGCGTCCATCGAACTGTCGGAGTACCCGTGCTCGGAGAACACCGCGATCGCGGCGTCCAACATCTGCTGCTCGCGGACTGCACGGGGCAGTCGCTTCGTCCCGCTGGCCATACCAGAGAACTTACCACTCAGTAAGTTCTCACTGGCAGTCGATCACGCCTTTCGACCGCAGAATGCGGACGACCGACCGGTCGACGCGCGCCTGCGTCAACTTCTTGTCGGCGACGGCCTTCTCGAGCGAGTCGAGGACCGATCCGACCTTATCGGTGCTCAACCACAGGGCGACGTCCGACCCCGCGTTGATCGCCTTGCGCACCGCGACCTCGATCGGGTACTTGTCGCTGATCGCGGCCATCCCCGACAGGTCGTCCGAGAACACGACGCCGTTGAACGCCGGTCCGCCGTACCGTTCGCCGCTGCGAAGCATGCCGATCGCGCGCGGGCTGATGCTCGACGGCGTCTCCGGACCGGTGAGCCCCGGAACGATCAGATGACCGACCATCACACCGACGTCGCCGGGATCGGCCAGCAGCGTCTTGTAGGGGACCAGGTCGGTGGCGACCAGTTCGTCGATCGGCGGGGTGCGCACCGTGCCGGTGTGCGAGTCGCCCGATCCGTGACCGTGCCCGGGGAAGTGCTTGTAGACCGGCATGATCCCGGCGTCCTGCAGACCTCGTGCGAACGCGCCCGCGTACTCGGTGACGACGGCCGGGTCGTCGGAGAACGAGCGGTCGCCGATCACCTCGTCGTCGGCCTCGTCGCTGACGTCGGCGTCGGGCGCGAAGTCGACCGTGATGCCCAGCCTGCGCATCTTCTCGCCCGCGTCCTTGGCGAGGGCACGCACCTGCTCGGGCGTCTTCGTCTTCGCCAGGACGCGTGCCGACGGCATGTCGATGCCCAGCGATGACAGACGACTCACCCGACCGCCCTCCTGGTCGACGGTCACCATCAGCGGATACTTCTGCGCCTTCGACAGTTCGCCGATCGAACCGTCGCTCAGCATGTTCAGATCACTCCAGCTGCCGACGAACACGCCGCCGATGTGCTCGTCGCGCACCACCTGCCGCGCATCGCCCGCATCGGTCACGCCGACGACGAGGAGCTGAGCGAGCTTGTCACGCAACGACATCGACTTCAGTTCCGCGGCACCGCACGTCTGCGCGACCGGCGTCGTGCTCGATGAGGAGACCGTGCTGGTCGACGTCGCACTGCTCGCCGTCGTCGAGGTCGACGTCGGGGCCGCTGAGGGGTCACCGCTGCTGCAGGCCGCCGTCGACAGAAGTCCGGCGGCCGCGACGACGGCGATCAGGCGACGATGGGCACGCATGCGACCAGTCTTGCACGCCGAGCCGACGACGGGCGGGTGGTACCTTGTGGTTCATGGTTCGCGACCGCTTGATCTACGGGATTCTCGCCGCGATCGTCGGCGTGATCGTCGGCGTCGGCGGAGTCTTCCTCGGCGGCGCCCTCGCCTCCGAGAACAAGCCGTCGACCGATGTGAACAGCTTCAACGGCCAGGACGGCTTCGTGCAGGGCTCCGTCGAATACGGGACCCGCGGCGGCTCCGGGGCCGACAACTCGTAAATCCAGGTGGGCCACGACAGGTTGCTCACGCGACGCGGCGTCGGCATCACCGCCCTGATCTTCCTTCTGCTGTCGCTGTGGCAGGCGCCCGGCAAGATCTCGCCGGACACCAAGCTCGACCTCACCGCCGACCCGATCGGGTTCCTCGCACGGGCGACGCACCTGTGGTCGCCGACGATGCCGATGGGACAGATCCAGAATCAGGCGTACGGCTACCTGTTTCCACACGGGGCGTTCTTCGCGCTCGGTCACCTCGCCCACGTCCCGCCGTGGCTCACCCAGCGGTTGTGGTGGGCGGTCCTCCTCACCGTCGGCTTCGTCGGCGTGGTCCGCGTCGCCGAAGCCCTGCGAACCGGATCGTTCGCATCCCGGCTGATCGCGGCCGCGGCGTTCGTCGCGTCGCCGCGCGTGCTGACGACCCTCGGCACGATCTCGTCGGAGACGTTGCCGCTGATGCTGGCCCCGTGGGTGCTGCTGCCGGTGATCCGCGCGCTCGACGCCGCGCCGGTGCGACCCGCCTGGCGAGAGGCCGCGCGGTCGGGATGCGCCGTGGCCCTGATGGGCGCGGTGAACGCCGTCGCGACCGCGGCCGCGGTGGGTGTCGCCGCGCTCTGGTGGATCGCCGCCACCTGTTCCCGCCGACAGCGACCACGCGGCCTCCGGTTCGGCGGCGCGTGGGTCGTCGCACTCGGCGCGGCGTGCCTGTGGTGGGTGGTGCCGCTGCTCATGCTGTCGCGGGTGTCGCCGCCGTTCCTGGACTTCATCGAGTCGGCGCAGGTGACCACCGAGTGGACCTCGTTGACCGAGGTCCTGCGCGGCACATCGTCGTGGACGCCGTTCGTGTCGGCCGAGCGCGCCGCGGGCGCGGTGCTGGTGTCCGAGTCGGCTGCGGTGCTGGCCACCGGGATCCTCGCCGCCGCCGGTCTCGCCGGTCTGACGATGCGCGCGATGCCGCACCGTCGACGGTGGCTCGCCCTGCTGGTGATCGGGCTGATCGTCATGTGCCTCGGTTATCCCGGAGCGCTCGGCTCGCCGATCGCCGGAACCGTCCGGGAGTTCCTCGACGGCTCCGGCGCGGCGCTGCGCAACGTGCACAAGTTCGAACCGCTGGTCCGGATGCCGCTGGTTCTCGGCGTCGCCCATCTGCTGGCGCGAGTACCGTTCCGGTCGCTGATCGCGGCGCCCTCGAAGGCGAACGGCTTCGCCCGACCGGCGGCCGCCGCGATGGTCGTGGTGACCGCGGTGTTCGGCGCCGGATCACTCGCCTGGACCGGTGGCGTGGCCCCGGCCTCCAGCTACGACGCGATCCCCGACTACTGGCAGCAGACCGCCGACTGGCTCGACGAGCACGCCCACGACACACGTGCACTGGTGGTTCCGGGCGCGCCGTTCGCCGACCAGAACTGGGGTCTGACGCGTGATGAGCCGCTGCAGGCGCTCACCGAAGCGCCGTGGGCGGTGCGCGACGCCATCCCGCTGACACCGCCCGGCGCGATCCGCGCGATGGACTCGGTGCAGCGCGCGCTCGTCTCCGGCCGCGGATCGGCGGCGCTCGCCGACACGCTCACCGCCCAGGGCGTCGGCTATCTGGTGCTGCGCGCCGATCTCGATCCCGCGACGTCGCGGTCGGCGCGTCCGCTGGTCGTCGCCGATGCTCTGCGCCGTTCCCCCCACATCACGCCGGTCGCCCGGTTCGGCCCGGACGTCGCTCCGCCGACCGTCGACGGCGTGGTCGTCGACGACGGACTGCGCCCGATGATGCCCGCCGTGACCGTCTATCGGGTCGGCGACGCACGAGGTACCGGTCCGCTCCTGACCCCGCTCGATGCGATGCCGCGGGTCGTCGGCGGTCCGGAGTCGCTGGCCGCGATCGACGAGGTGCGCGCTCGCACCGGTCGCCCACCCCTCGGCACCTCGCTGCTGACCGCCGACGCCCGCCGCGCCGGAGTCGGCGACGGTCCCGGTCTCACGGTGACCGATTCACCGGTCGATCGGGAGACCGACTTCGGGCGCGTCGACGACCATTCGTCGGCCGTCCGCGCGCCGGGCGATCCCCGTCTGACGAAGAACGCCGCCGCCGACTACCCCGTCGACGGAACGGCGAAGGTCGAAGGGCAGTGGCTGCTGAACAACGAGCCCGGACAGATACGCGTCACCTCGTCCGGGTCCGCGGCCGACGCGACCCAGCCCGGCCGGACCTCACCTGCCGCCTCGACGGCGGCCGCGTTCGACGGCGACCCGAACACCGCGTGGGTCAGTCGCGGCCTCGAATCCGCTGTCGGACGCTGGGTGGCGATCGAGTTCACCCGCCCGCGCCGGGACCTCGCGCTGACCGTGACGACAGCGAAGGCGCTCGGCCCGGACGTGTCGTCACTACTGGTCACCACCGATGCGGGCAGCACCGTGGTCGCCGATGTGCGTCCGGGCGTGCCGACGCGGATCGTCGCCCCGGCCGGCGAGACCGAGCGCGTCGAGATCCGCGCGATCCGCACCGCGAACGGCACCGCGGGCAACCAGTTCGCCCTCGCCGACGTCCGACTGTCCGACACCGCCACCGGCCTGGACTACGCGATCCGACACCGTGCGGTGCTGCCGCAGCTCGACGCCGCCGACCGGGTGGACGCCTGGGTGCTGCGGAACGAACTGGGCGGGCGGGCCGAATGTGCGGCCGACGCCGACCGCGTCCGTTGTGCCCCGACGCTCGGCGTGGCACCGGAGACGCCGGGCGTCTTCGGTCGGGTGCTGTCGGTGCCGTCGACCGTGGACGTGCACCCCACGGTGGTGCTGCGGCCGTCGGCGGGTGGCGCGCTGTCGGATCTGCTGTCACGACCGAGCACGGTGACGGCGGAGGGGCCGTCGAACGTCGCCGATCCGCGCGGGTCGGCCGCGGCCGCCGTCGACGGAGATCCCGCCACCGTGTGGACCGCACCGGAGGCCCCGGTGACCAGCGGGAGGAAGAAGCCTGCGAAGCCGTCGTTGACGCTGCACCTGCCGACCGCGCGCGAGGTCTCGGGCTTGAAGTTGACCCTGCCCGACGACTATCCGGCCCGCCCGACGAAGGTCCGCGTCGACCTCGGCGACGGCGATCAGACCGTCCGCGTGGCCGACGACGGGACCGTGCCGCTGCGCCCGACCCGGACCGACCGCATCGTGCTCACCGTCGAGTCCTCGAGCGACCTGATCGATGTGAACGACCTGGGTTTCGCCCGCCAGTCGCCGGTCGGCATCGCCGACATCGCGGTGCTGCCCACCGTCGCCGCCGTCCCCGCCGATCTCGAGCGACCGATCGTGATCGGCTGCGACACCGACCCGCAGGGACCGCTCGGGCTCGGGCTGTCGGCGGGCGGGGTGGTCCACCGACTGCAGGTGTCCACCACGGCGCGGGCCCTGCGCGACGGCGATCCCGTCGTCGCCACCGTGTGCCCGAGCGACCCCGTCGCGCTTCCGGCGGGCGAGCAGGAGGTGTCGGTGAATCCCGGCGCCGCGTTCACCGTCGACTCGGTGGAACTGCGCGTCTCGGACGACGATCCGGTCGGCACGAGCACACCTGCACGGACCGGCCGGTGGGACGCGACCTCGCGAGAGGCGATCGTCGACGCCGCCGACACCCCGCGAGTCCTGTCCGTGCCGGAGAGCACCAACTCCGGCTGGCACGCCCGTCTCGGCGACGACGAACTCCGGCCGATCGTGGTGAACGGTTGGCAGCAGGGCTGGATCGTGCCCGCCGGCGCGTCCGGAACCGTCGCCCTGACCTTCGACCTCGACACGCCCTACCGCTGGGTCCTGCTGATCGGTCTGCTGCTGGTGGCGGCGCTGTTCGCGGTCGCGTTCTGGCCGCGTTCCCGCCGGTCGAGCGGCCTCCGCCGGCCGAATCCCCTCCGCCGGTCGAGCGAAGTCGAGCCCCCTCGCCTCGACCGGAACGAGACGACGAGCGTGCGGCGAGGCGAACTCGCGGACCGAGGCCCGACCCGGTTCGCCTGCGTGCTCCTCGCTCTCCTCGCCGCCTACGTCCTCACCGGTCCATGGGGAGTCGCGGCCGCGGCCGCGACGGGCGCCGTGGTCGCCGTCGTCTCCCCCGCGGCCCGCGTGTCCCTCACGTTCTGCGCGATGGCCGTCGCTACCCTCGCACTGGCGGCCGGCCCCTGGAATTCGGGCATGGCCTACACCGGATACGACGTCCTGCCGCAGCTCGCGGCGTTGGTGGCGGTGATCTCGGCCATCTTCTCGGCCGTCCTTCCACGCTTCCCGCGCCGAACCTGATTCCGCCTGCACCGGACGAACATCGACAGCACGCGGTGCCGAGCTCTCGGCTCGGCACCGCGTGCTCAGTGCTCTCGGGCGGATCGTCAGTGCGTCAGCAGGATCTTGCCCGTCGTCTCCCGCGACTCCAGGGCGGAGAAGGCGTCGGACGCCTCCTCCACGGGGTACCGGCCACCGATCGACACGACCAGGTCTCCCGACGCCAACCAGGCGAACAGGTCACGCGCGCGAGCACGCAGTTCATCCGGCGTGCGGACGTGATGAACGACGCTCGGGCGAGTGACGAACAGCGATCCACCGGAGTTCAACCGCGGAATGTCCAGCGGCGGAGTGGGACCGCTCGACGTACCGAACACCACATATGTGCCGCGAACGGCAAGGCTCGCCAGGCTCCCGTCGAACGTCGCCGCTCCGACACCGTCGTAGACCGCGGCGACGCCGGTGCCGCCGGTGATGCGTTCGACCTCCGAGGGGAAGTCGTCGTAGCCGACGACGTGATCGGCTCCGGCGCCTCGCGCGACGGCGGCCTTCTCCTCCGTGGAGACCGTTCCGATCACCGTCGCCCCCTTGAGCTTCGCGATCTGCGTCAGCATCTGACCGACGCCACCGGCGGCAGCATGAATGAGGACCGTGTCGCCGCGTTCGATCGGATAGGTGTCCGTTGCGAGATAGTGGGCCGTGACGCCCTGCATGAGCACCGCGACGGCGCTCTCGTCGGAGACGTCGTCCGGGATCACGACTGCCTTACCCGCATCGACGACGGCGAAGTCCGCGAAGCTTCCCTGACCGCCCGCGAGCCACCCGATCCGCCGGCCGACGTCGAGGTCGACGACGTCGGGACCGCGTTCGGCGATGACGCCCATGCCCTCGACTCCGGCGAGGAACGGCGCGGAGACGGGGGTTCCGCCGACCCGCTGGTAGACGTCCAGGAAGTTCACACCCGACAGTCGCACCTCGACGAGCACCTCGCCCGCCCCGGGTGCGGGCCGTTCGATGTCGACGACCTGCAGATTCTCCGGCCCGCCGTGCGTCGCCACTTCGATTGCACGCATCATCGAATCCCTTCTACGTCACGACGCGTTTCAGACGTCGATCTTGACGTTGATCTGCTTGGTCTGGGTGAAGCCGGCGATCATGCCCTCGAGCGAGACCTCGCGGCCGCTGCCCGAGTCCTTCATGCCGCCGTACGACTGGCCGACCACCTGGCCGCCGCCCTGGTTGACCTGGACCCAACCCGCCTCGATGCGATGCGCCGCGCTGAGTGCCTGGTTGATGTCGTTGCTCCACACGTAGGCGGCGAGACCGTACGAGGTGTCGTTCGCCATCGCGATGACCTCGTCGAGGTCGGTCCACGGAATCGACACGACGACCGGGCCGAAGATCTCCTCGCGGGCCAGCCGGAACTCGTTGTTGCCGCCGGTGAAGAGGGTCGGCACGTGGAAGTTGCCGCCCGCCAGCGGTCCCTCGGTCGGGGGCAGACCGCCGGTGGCGACCGTCAGGCCCGCGTCGTTGACGCCTTCCTCGATGTACTCCTGGATGCCCTTGTACTGCGACTCGTTGATGACGGCGCCGATGTCGGAGGCCTCATCGGTCGGGTCGCCGACGACCATCGACGCGAACTTGGCGGCCAGACGCTCGTTGACCTCGTCCTCGACGTCGCGGTGCACGAACAGGCGGGTGCCGGCCGTGCAGCTCTGCCCCTGGCGGTGGATGCGCGAGGACATCAGCAGACCGTCGATCAGCTTGTCGGTGACCTGCCCCGGGAACACGATCGACGGGTTCTTGCCGCCGAGCTCGAGCGAGACGTGCGCGAGGCGCTCACCGGCGTCGCGGGCGATGCCGCGGCCGACCTCGGTGGAGCCGGTGAACGACACCTTGTCGACGCCCTTGTGATCGACGAGCATCTGGCCCGCGGTACGCCCGCCGCCGGTCAGCACGTTGAGGAGACCCGCAGGCAGGTACTCGTTGCAGATCTCGGCGAGCATGATGATCGACAGCGGAGCATCCTCGGCGGCCTTCAGAATCACCGCATTGCCCGCGGCGATCGCGGCCGGGACCTTGAAGCCCGCGATCATCAGCGGCGAGTTCCACGGCAGGATGCCCGCGACGACGCCGAGCGGCTCCTGCCGGGTGTACTGCAGCTGATCCGCACCGGCGGGCAGGGTGTTGCCCTTGACTTCCCCTGCGACGCCGCCGAAGTAGCGGAACAACGACGCGAGGGTCGCGACTTCGGGGCGGGCCTGGGTGCGCAGCGCGTTACCGGTGTCCTGCGCGGTGATCAGCGCGAGGTCCTCGGCGCGCTCGTCGATCGCGTCGGCGATCTTGAGGAGAGCCCGCGCGCGGACGGTGAAGTGCACGTCGCGCCATGCTTCGAAGGCGCGGCGGGATGAGGCGACAGCGCGGTCGACGTCCTCCTGACCTGCGCGGGGCACCCGGGCGATGACCTCGCCGCGGCGCGCGGGATTGGTGATGTCGCGCCACTCTCCGGTGCTCGACTCGGCCCATTCGCCGTCGATCAGCATCAGTTTGGTGGGGGTGTCGGTAGTCATATCTGGCCTTTCTAGATGGGAGAAAACATGCTCGCCACGACAGGTGCGTCGGCGGGCGAGATCGTGCGAGCGATCAGGTCCGTGTCATCGGTCGACGTGGTCCCGGATCGAGGTGATCAGCGACGAGCAGTCCAGCAGCGCATTGCCCGCCTCTTTGTGCTCGGTGAACTGACGTAGCACGGTCTGACCGGTCTGGAGGGGAGTCCCGGTCGCCTGACCTGCCGAGACGGCCAGGTTGAGATCCTTGACCAGCAGTGCGGTCGTGAACCCCGGGGCGAAATCGCGGTTGCTCGCCGCCGTCTCCACCACTCCGGGGATCGGATACCAGTTCCGCAGGGCCCAGTTGTCACCGGAGGAACGCGACACCATGTCGAACAGTGCCGAGGTGTCGAGTCCGAGTCGTTCGGCGAGGACGACGCCTTCACATGTGGCGGCCAGGCAGGCCCCGACGATCATGTTGTTGACGATCTTGACCGCCTGGCCGCTGCCCGCACCACCGATCAGTCCGACGTGGCCGCCGTAGCCCTCGAGCACCGGACGGGCCACCTCGAAGTCGGCCGCGTCGCCGCCGACCATCACCGCCAGCGTTCCGGCCTGCGCTCCGGCGACACCCCCCGACACCGGCGCGTCCAGGAATGCGACGCCGCGGCGCTTCGCCTCGTCGTGGAGGTCCCGGGTCTGCACGACGTCGACCGTGGACGAGTCGATCGCCACCGCACCGTCGCGCATGAGTGCGAAGACGCCGTCCTCCCCGGTCAGCACGGCCGCCACGAGGTCGCCCGTCGGGAGCATCGTGAACACGAAGGCCGAATCCGGCACGCTCTCGGCGGCCGAGTCGTGCATCACGATGCCCGCGGCGGCGGCCGCCGCCGCCATCTCCGGATCGATCTCGACGCCGTGCACTTCATGACCGGCGCGCACCAGATTCGTCGCCATCGGCAGGCCCATCTGGCCGAGACCGATCCACGTGATGACTGACATTGGCAATCTCCTCTGTTGACCGATGACGTGAGGCAAGTCTTCGTC from Gordonia humi encodes:
- a CDS encoding TetR/AcrR family transcriptional regulator encodes the protein MASGTKRLPRAVREQQMLDAAIAVFSEHGYSDSSMDAIAAQAEISKPMLYLYYGSKDELFSACIARESGRFMEAMSAGFDPDLRQRDQARTLVREFLRFVYENAQSWGVLYRVSVGTAAFADVVTESRHAITRMITDLIRRGTTVEGTRDIDFELTAVALVGAGEAVADRISDGDIDLDDATDLLLGITWRGLRGVGSTLGDEG
- a CDS encoding glycoside hydrolase family 3 N-terminal domain-containing protein yields the protein MRAHRRLIAVVAAAGLLSTAACSSGDPSAAPTSTSTTASSATSTSTVSSSSTTPVAQTCGAAELKSMSLRDKLAQLLVVGVTDAGDARQVVRDEHIGGVFVGSWSDLNMLSDGSIGELSKAQKYPLMVTVDQEGGRVSRLSSLGIDMPSARVLAKTKTPEQVRALAKDAGEKMRRLGITVDFAPDADVSDEADDEVIGDRSFSDDPAVVTEYAGAFARGLQDAGIMPVYKHFPGHGHGSGDSHTGTVRTPPIDELVATDLVPYKTLLADPGDVGVMVGHLIVPGLTGPETPSSISPRAIGMLRSGERYGGPAFNGVVFSDDLSGMAAISDKYPIEVAVRKAINAGSDVALWLSTDKVGSVLDSLEKAVADKKLTQARVDRSVVRILRSKGVIDCQ
- a CDS encoding DUF2613 family protein, with translation MVRDRLIYGILAAIVGVIVGVGGVFLGGALASENKPSTDVNSFNGQDGFVQGSVEYGTRGGSGADNS
- a CDS encoding alpha-(1->3)-arabinofuranosyltransferase, with the protein product MLTRRGVGITALIFLLLSLWQAPGKISPDTKLDLTADPIGFLARATHLWSPTMPMGQIQNQAYGYLFPHGAFFALGHLAHVPPWLTQRLWWAVLLTVGFVGVVRVAEALRTGSFASRLIAAAAFVASPRVLTTLGTISSETLPLMLAPWVLLPVIRALDAAPVRPAWREAARSGCAVALMGAVNAVATAAAVGVAALWWIAATCSRRQRPRGLRFGGAWVVALGAACLWWVVPLLMLSRVSPPFLDFIESAQVTTEWTSLTEVLRGTSSWTPFVSAERAAGAVLVSESAAVLATGILAAAGLAGLTMRAMPHRRRWLALLVIGLIVMCLGYPGALGSPIAGTVREFLDGSGAALRNVHKFEPLVRMPLVLGVAHLLARVPFRSLIAAPSKANGFARPAAAAMVVVTAVFGAGSLAWTGGVAPASSYDAIPDYWQQTADWLDEHAHDTRALVVPGAPFADQNWGLTRDEPLQALTEAPWAVRDAIPLTPPGAIRAMDSVQRALVSGRGSAALADTLTAQGVGYLVLRADLDPATSRSARPLVVADALRRSPHITPVARFGPDVAPPTVDGVVVDDGLRPMMPAVTVYRVGDARGTGPLLTPLDAMPRVVGGPESLAAIDEVRARTGRPPLGTSLLTADARRAGVGDGPGLTVTDSPVDRETDFGRVDDHSSAVRAPGDPRLTKNAAADYPVDGTAKVEGQWLLNNEPGQIRVTSSGSAADATQPGRTSPAASTAAAFDGDPNTAWVSRGLESAVGRWVAIEFTRPRRDLALTVTTAKALGPDVSSLLVTTDAGSTVVADVRPGVPTRIVAPAGETERVEIRAIRTANGTAGNQFALADVRLSDTATGLDYAIRHRAVLPQLDAADRVDAWVLRNELGGRAECAADADRVRCAPTLGVAPETPGVFGRVLSVPSTVDVHPTVVLRPSAGGALSDLLSRPSTVTAEGPSNVADPRGSAAAAVDGDPATVWTAPEAPVTSGRKKPAKPSLTLHLPTAREVSGLKLTLPDDYPARPTKVRVDLGDGDQTVRVADDGTVPLRPTRTDRIVLTVESSSDLIDVNDLGFARQSPVGIADIAVLPTVAAVPADLERPIVIGCDTDPQGPLGLGLSAGGVVHRLQVSTTARALRDGDPVVATVCPSDPVALPAGEQEVSVNPGAAFTVDSVELRVSDDDPVGTSTPARTGRWDATSREAIVDAADTPRVLSVPESTNSGWHARLGDDELRPIVVNGWQQGWIVPAGASGTVALTFDLDTPYRWVLLIGLLLVAALFAVAFWPRSRRSSGLRRPNPLRRSSEVEPPRLDRNETTSVRRGELADRGPTRFACVLLALLAAYVLTGPWGVAAAAATGAVVAVVSPAARVSLTFCAMAVATLALAAGPWNSGMAYTGYDVLPQLAALVAVISAIFSAVLPRFPRRT
- a CDS encoding quinone oxidoreductase family protein; the protein is MRAIEVATHGGPENLQVVDIERPAPGAGEVLVEVRLSGVNFLDVYQRVGGTPVSAPFLAGVEGMGVIAERGPDVVDLDVGRRIGWLAGGQGSFADFAVVDAGKAVVIPDDVSDESAVAVLMQGVTAHYLATDTYPIERGDTVLIHAAAGGVGQMLTQIAKLKGATVIGTVSTEEKAAVARGAGADHVVGYDDFPSEVERITGGTGVAAVYDGVGAATFDGSLASLAVRGTYVVFGTSSGPTPPLDIPRLNSGGSLFVTRPSVVHHVRTPDELRARARDLFAWLASGDLVVSIGGRYPVEEASDAFSALESRETTGKILLTH
- a CDS encoding aldehyde dehydrogenase family protein — translated: MTTDTPTKLMLIDGEWAESSTGEWRDITNPARRGEVIARVPRAGQEDVDRAVASSRRAFEAWRDVHFTVRARALLKIADAIDERAEDLALITAQDTGNALRTQARPEVATLASLFRYFGGVAGEVKGNTLPAGADQLQYTRQEPLGVVAGILPWNSPLMIAGFKVPAAIAAGNAVILKAAEDAPLSIIMLAEICNEYLPAGLLNVLTGGGRTAGQMLVDHKGVDKVSFTGSTEVGRGIARDAGERLAHVSLELGGKNPSIVFPGQVTDKLIDGLLMSSRIHRQGQSCTAGTRLFVHRDVEDEVNERLAAKFASMVVGDPTDEASDIGAVINESQYKGIQEYIEEGVNDAGLTVATGGLPPTEGPLAGGNFHVPTLFTGGNNEFRLAREEIFGPVVVSIPWTDLDEVIAMANDTSYGLAAYVWSNDINQALSAAHRIEAGWVQVNQGGGQVVGQSYGGMKDSGSGREVSLEGMIAGFTQTKQINVKIDV
- a CDS encoding NAD(P)-dependent oxidoreductase translates to MSVITWIGLGQMGLPMATNLVRAGHEVHGVEIDPEMAAAAAAAGIVMHDSAAESVPDSAFVFTMLPTGDLVAAVLTGEDGVFALMRDGAVAIDSSTVDVVQTRDLHDEAKRRGVAFLDAPVSGGVAGAQAGTLAVMVGGDAADFEVARPVLEGYGGHVGLIGGAGSGQAVKIVNNMIVGACLAATCEGVVLAERLGLDTSALFDMVSRSSGDNWALRNWYPIPGVVETAASNRDFAPGFTTALLVKDLNLAVSAGQATGTPLQTGQTVLRQFTEHKEAGNALLDCSSLITSIRDHVDR